The following are encoded in a window of bacterium genomic DNA:
- a CDS encoding branched-chain amino acid ABC transporter permease, protein MKRRAAVAGLFVLLCAVPLIPLRAVGVFPAPLNAPGTLQILALCLVFGGVALSYDLLFGYTGLLSFGHALFFAAGAYAANIALSRWGWGPASAVAVAAAAGVALPLAIGAVALRVGGIAFAMVTLAFAQAGSIVAFSDPGHLTGGEEGLGLVVTRLPALLVGVVNTRYLYWLALAYLTVVALASWWLVNSRPGRIWQAIRENEARAEVLGVRAYPHKLMSFVAGGFLAALGGVVYVFVVGGTAPGITTANLSLALLVMVVLGGAGSLWGAVLGGALYEYLDLRLVALAGSPQVAGLPGWLRVPLGQPLFILGTLFILFVVFFPGGIAAIPERIRAAAARHAPAAAAGESA, encoded by the coding sequence GTGAAGCGCCGCGCGGCGGTCGCCGGGCTCTTCGTGCTCTTGTGCGCGGTGCCGCTGATTCCGCTTCGGGCCGTCGGCGTCTTTCCGGCGCCGCTCAACGCCCCCGGCACGCTGCAGATACTGGCCCTGTGTCTTGTGTTCGGCGGCGTCGCGCTGAGTTACGATCTGCTCTTCGGCTATACCGGGCTCTTGTCGTTCGGGCACGCGCTGTTCTTCGCCGCGGGCGCGTACGCGGCGAACATCGCCCTGTCGCGGTGGGGATGGGGGCCGGCTTCCGCGGTCGCGGTTGCGGCGGCCGCGGGCGTCGCGCTCCCGCTGGCCATCGGCGCGGTCGCCCTGCGGGTGGGCGGCATCGCCTTCGCCATGGTGACGCTCGCGTTCGCGCAGGCCGGGTCCATCGTAGCGTTCAGCGATCCGGGGCACTTGACGGGCGGCGAAGAAGGCCTCGGCCTGGTCGTGACCCGGCTGCCGGCGCTCCTCGTGGGGGTGGTCAACACGCGGTATCTGTACTGGCTTGCTCTGGCCTACCTGACCGTAGTCGCCCTCGCCAGTTGGTGGCTCGTCAATTCACGACCCGGCCGTATTTGGCAGGCGATTCGAGAGAACGAGGCGCGCGCGGAGGTGCTGGGCGTGCGCGCGTACCCGCACAAACTCATGAGTTTCGTCGCGGGCGGATTCCTCGCCGCGCTCGGCGGCGTGGTGTACGTGTTCGTCGTGGGCGGCACCGCCCCGGGGATCACCACGGCGAACCTGAGCCTCGCGCTGCTGGTGATGGTCGTGCTGGGCGGCGCCGGCAGTCTGTGGGGCGCGGTCCTCGGCGGCGCGCTCTACGAGTATCTCGACCTCCGGCTGGTGGCGTTGGCCGGCTCGCCACAGGTGGCCGGCCTTCCGGGGTGGCTGCGGGTGCCGCTCGGACAGCCGCTCTTCATTCTCGGCACTCTCTTCATCCTGTTCGTCGTCTTCTTCCCCGGGGGCATCGCCGCGATCCCTGAGCGCATTCGCGCAGCGGCTGCGCGACACGCACCGGCGGCCGCCGCGGGTGAATCCGCGTGA
- a CDS encoding branched-chain amino acid ABC transporter permease, translating to MSTVVLLAVTGLGLGALYFLVASGLSLTYGLLRVLNFAHGAFLTVGAYTAWLIVTRAGGASIGAFGLALLGALAAGAAIGAAVETALIRPLYRRHIEQVLVTVGLGLAIAALIQGIFGADPRPVPVPAWMRGVTVVLGASVPNTRPLLIAAGLVTFTCLTAFLSFTRWGLIVRAGVENREMVRALGIDVQRAFTLVFAIGGMAAALGGALSAAYFGTVDPERGTVMLIYAFIVVVIGGLGSIAGSAAAAALVGLIQQFANYYGSVWWGFPAAGDLAVVLLLAAVLLVRPEGLARSAS from the coding sequence ATGAGCACGGTCGTCCTGCTCGCCGTTACCGGGCTCGGGCTCGGCGCCCTCTACTTCTTGGTGGCGTCCGGGTTGTCGCTGACGTACGGTCTGTTGCGCGTGCTCAACTTCGCGCACGGGGCGTTTCTCACGGTCGGCGCCTACACCGCCTGGCTGATTGTGACGCGCGCGGGCGGCGCCTCGATCGGCGCGTTTGGGCTGGCCCTCCTCGGCGCACTAGCCGCGGGCGCGGCGATCGGCGCCGCGGTCGAGACGGCGCTGATCCGGCCGCTGTACCGCCGGCATATCGAGCAGGTGCTCGTCACGGTGGGCCTCGGCCTCGCGATCGCGGCGCTGATCCAGGGCATCTTCGGCGCCGATCCCCGGCCGGTGCCGGTGCCGGCGTGGATGCGCGGGGTGACGGTCGTCCTGGGCGCGTCCGTGCCCAACACGCGGCCGCTGCTGATCGCCGCGGGGCTCGTGACCTTTACGTGCCTGACCGCTTTCCTGAGCTTCACGCGGTGGGGGCTTATCGTTCGGGCCGGCGTGGAGAACCGGGAGATGGTGCGCGCGCTCGGCATCGACGTGCAGCGGGCATTCACGCTGGTGTTCGCGATCGGCGGGATGGCCGCGGCCCTCGGCGGCGCCCTGAGCGCGGCATACTTCGGGACGGTCGATCCGGAGCGCGGCACCGTGATGTTGATCTACGCGTTCATCGTCGTGGTGATCGGCGGGCTCGGATCGATCGCGGGATCGGCCGCCGCGGCCGCCCTCGTCGGCCTCATCCAGCAGTTCGCGAACTACTACGGATCGGTGTGGTGGGGGTTCCCCGCGGCGGGCGACCTGGCGGTCGTGCTGCTGCTGGCCGCCGTCCTCTTGGTCAGGCCGGAGGGTCTGGCGAGGAGCGCCTCGTGA